In one Trichlorobacter lovleyi SZ genomic region, the following are encoded:
- a CDS encoding TIR domain-containing protein yields the protein MALKVFISYAKEDRESAEHYYELLAKEGVSPWVDSKHLLPGQNWEAEIERAFSDANVVVLLLSKRSVTKRGFVQREANDAIERLRYKQLTDIYVIPLLLEPCEVPTHIAARLQYVDLNVPGAWDQVKAALRLASEQQSIELEHGVVAGPFNVFTERIEDNWDGLPGHNIEIEYPRFQSTSKPDVAKELSALFVGRAYADLIDARQKPWEQEPEFFKTRGAAAVNGCWENFAIVHATDRFLSLTYDVGLYYAGAAHPNYYYVTYNFEYVDKVRKLELTDFFSDSQGAIKRISEICIHELSKEYWHRTGETPSDFQIESFKNGAGEDASHFKTYTVSADRFTFLFPTGQVSGYAMGRWSVDVSFYELLSYLREDGPHLHAVASYNL from the coding sequence GTGGCTCTGAAAGTCTTTATTAGCTATGCCAAGGAGGACCGCGAAAGTGCCGAGCACTATTATGAACTTCTGGCTAAAGAGGGAGTTTCCCCGTGGGTTGATTCTAAGCACCTATTGCCAGGCCAGAACTGGGAAGCGGAAATAGAGCGGGCTTTTAGCGATGCAAATGTAGTAGTGCTTTTGCTCAGCAAGCGAAGCGTGACAAAGCGAGGCTTTGTGCAGAGAGAAGCTAATGATGCGATAGAACGCCTAAGATATAAGCAACTTACAGATATTTACGTAATACCGCTGCTGCTTGAGCCTTGCGAGGTACCGACTCACATAGCTGCTCGGCTACAATACGTTGACCTTAATGTTCCAGGCGCTTGGGATCAGGTCAAGGCAGCACTCAGACTGGCATCTGAGCAGCAATCAATCGAATTGGAACATGGTGTAGTTGCAGGTCCTTTCAATGTCTTTACGGAAAGAATAGAAGATAACTGGGACGGTTTGCCTGGTCACAATATCGAGATCGAGTATCCAAGATTTCAGTCCACATCAAAGCCCGATGTCGCTAAAGAACTGTCTGCCCTGTTCGTAGGGAGAGCATACGCGGACCTGATCGACGCAAGGCAGAAGCCATGGGAACAGGAGCCTGAATTTTTTAAAACCAGAGGGGCTGCTGCGGTAAATGGCTGTTGGGAAAATTTCGCGATTGTCCATGCCACTGACCGATTCCTGAGTCTCACATATGATGTTGGGCTGTACTATGCAGGTGCGGCCCACCCCAATTATTATTACGTAACATATAATTTTGAGTACGTCGACAAAGTGCGCAAGCTTGAACTAACCGATTTCTTTTCAGATTCTCAAGGTGCTATCAAAAGGATAAGTGAAATATGCATCCATGAGCTATCGAAAGAGTACTGGCACCGAACTGGAGAGACACCGAGTGATTTTCAGATCGAATCATTTAAAAACGGTGCTGGTGAAGATGCTAGTCATTTCAAAACATACACTGTCAGCGCAGACCGCTTCACATTCCTCTTTCCAACAGGTCAAGTCAGTGGTTATGCCATGGGGCGATGGAGCGTAGATGTGTCATTTTATGAGTTATTGTCTTATCTCAGGGAAGACGGACCTCATCTACACGCGGTAGCCTCTTATAACTTATGA
- a CDS encoding DUF6364 family protein, whose translation MNTKLTLSLDHDVIEQAKRFAQSQHQSLSKLIEGYLRQVSAPKEQTRPVTPLVAQLSGVLDAAKVKDYKRDYTDYLADKYR comes from the coding sequence ATGAACACAAAACTTACCTTAAGCCTTGATCACGATGTAATTGAACAGGCCAAACGCTTTGCCCAATCGCAGCACCAGAGCCTTTCAAAGCTGATTGAAGGCTACCTGCGGCAGGTTTCTGCGCCCAAAGAGCAGACCAGGCCGGTAACGCCACTGGTGGCCCAGCTTTCCGGCGTACTTGATGCTGCCAAAGTCAAAGATTACAAGCGGGACTATACCGATTATCTGGCGGATAAATACCGATGA
- a CDS encoding MFS transporter: protein MTPAHTTKSPLAQPLVLFLFGRMGSSIAFQMLGVAVGWQMYALTSSAWYLGLVGLAQFLPMVLLTLVAGHAADRYDRRTIARTCQFIEALAAAALVLGSHYHWLGKEALLAVMCVIGSARAFEYPTMHALVPRLVPREHLPRALALSASANQTATIVGPAIGGLLYAAGVTTVYSTIGVLFLAACILISCIRPSDTLTTEATGDRSLFAGISFIKQHPVVLGAISLDLFAVLLGGATALLPIYARDILVTGPWGLGLLRSAPAAGALGMSLWLARRPLKRRVGRTMFRAVALFGIATIVFALSRLFWLSLVALVVLGAADVISVVIRSSLVQIETPDAMRGRVSAVNSLFIGTSNQLGEFESGATAALFGTVPSVLVGGIGTLLVVGLWIRLFPQLAQVDTLGKRE, encoded by the coding sequence ATGACGCCTGCTCATACCACCAAAAGCCCGCTGGCCCAGCCGCTGGTCCTGTTTCTGTTCGGCCGGATGGGTTCCTCCATCGCCTTTCAGATGCTGGGGGTGGCTGTGGGCTGGCAGATGTATGCCCTGACCAGCAGCGCCTGGTACCTGGGGCTGGTGGGACTGGCCCAGTTTCTGCCAATGGTCCTGCTGACCCTGGTGGCAGGTCATGCGGCTGACCGCTACGACCGCCGCACCATCGCCCGTACCTGCCAGTTTATCGAGGCCCTGGCAGCAGCAGCGCTGGTGCTTGGCAGCCATTACCACTGGCTTGGCAAGGAGGCCCTGCTGGCGGTCATGTGTGTGATCGGCAGTGCGCGGGCCTTTGAGTACCCCACCATGCATGCCCTGGTGCCGCGTCTGGTCCCGCGCGAGCACCTGCCCCGCGCCCTGGCGCTGTCTGCCTCGGCCAACCAGACCGCCACCATTGTGGGCCCGGCCATTGGCGGGCTGTTGTACGCTGCTGGCGTGACCACGGTCTATAGCACCATTGGCGTGCTGTTTCTGGCTGCCTGCATCCTGATCTCCTGCATCCGGCCGTCAGACACCCTCACCACAGAGGCAACCGGTGACCGCTCCCTGTTTGCCGGCATCTCCTTTATCAAACAACACCCGGTGGTGCTGGGTGCCATCTCCCTTGACCTGTTCGCGGTCTTGCTGGGCGGTGCCACGGCGCTCTTGCCGATCTATGCCCGCGATATCCTGGTCACCGGCCCCTGGGGTCTGGGCCTACTGCGTTCTGCACCGGCAGCAGGCGCCCTAGGTATGTCGCTCTGGCTGGCCCGCAGGCCGCTCAAGCGTCGGGTGGGCCGCACCATGTTCCGGGCTGTGGCCCTGTTTGGCATTGCCACCATCGTATTTGCCCTGTCGCGGCTGTTCTGGCTCTCGCTGGTGGCTTTGGTGGTATTGGGTGCGGCTGATGTGATCAGCGTGGTGATTCGTTCCTCACTGGTGCAGATCGAGACCCCGGATGCAATGCGTGGCCGGGTCAGTGCGGTCAACTCCCTGTTTATCGGCACCTCCAACCAACTGGGCGAGTTTGAGTCCGGCGCCACAGCTGCCCTGTTCGGCACGGTGCCCTCGGTGTTGGTCGGTGGGATTGGCACCTTGCTGGTGGTAGGGCTCTGGATACGGTTGTTCCCGCAACTGGCACAGGTTGATACGCTGGGAAAGAGGGAGTAG
- a CDS encoding type II toxin-antitoxin system VapC family toxin codes for MKPYLFVDTDVVLDLLARREPFYDAAARLFSEAEAGNLTLCVSSLTFANLFYLLRKQHSGPQAQQVLRTFKQLVSVVAVDDTIVEQALHAGFTDFEDALQYFCALSARCSGLITRNVRHYRKSSIRVVTAEGYFAAAG; via the coding sequence ATGAAGCCGTATCTGTTCGTTGATACGGATGTTGTGCTTGATCTGCTTGCGCGGCGTGAGCCGTTTTATGACGCTGCTGCGCGGCTTTTTTCAGAGGCAGAGGCAGGCAACCTGACTTTGTGCGTTTCTTCACTTACCTTTGCCAATCTGTTCTATCTGCTGAGAAAGCAGCACTCTGGCCCGCAGGCCCAACAAGTGCTGCGCACCTTCAAACAGTTGGTCAGTGTGGTTGCGGTGGATGATACCATTGTTGAGCAGGCCCTGCATGCCGGGTTTACCGACTTTGAAGATGCGCTGCAGTATTTTTGCGCACTCAGCGCACGCTGCTCCGGGCTGATCACCCGTAATGTCCGGCATTACCGTAAGAGCAGCATCCGTGTGGTCACGGCAGAAGGATATTTTGCAGCAGCGGGATAA
- a CDS encoding sensor histidine kinase — protein MFNYNDQLILSITIRVIALLWSIVLVIRIRSWKMGLLTLMIMLMSFQQSMRFFGIKSEVPGFIVSILVLLVVIFVGRLILHQKSDQLKLKEINEGLEQRVQERTSELNDRNAEVQRAYDDLKLAQTQLLQQDKMASVGQLAAGVAHEINNPIGFIISNLASLGKYVEKLSAYLDADERLLNGCDPATRALLARERQTYKIDRIRQDLPDLLAETSEGAQRVRKIVQDLKSFSRVDGGEFAAADIHEGLESTLSIAANELKYKTNVIRDYGQLPPVWCNLGQLNQVFLNILVNAAHAIAEQGEIRLTTREEDGLVRISISDTGCGIAPEHLQRIFDPFFTTKEVGTGTGLGLAIAYDIVVNKHGGRIDVQSEVGVGTTFTILLPLAKEAEGEN, from the coding sequence ATGTTCAATTATAACGATCAACTCATTCTATCAATCACGATTCGCGTGATCGCATTGCTCTGGTCAATTGTGCTCGTGATACGGATTAGAAGCTGGAAGATGGGTCTGCTGACCCTGATGATCATGCTGATGTCGTTTCAGCAAAGCATGCGGTTTTTTGGTATAAAGAGCGAAGTGCCGGGTTTTATTGTCAGCATACTGGTGCTGCTGGTCGTGATTTTTGTAGGAAGGTTAATCCTGCATCAGAAATCGGATCAGTTGAAATTGAAGGAGATAAATGAAGGGCTTGAGCAGCGCGTACAGGAGCGGACGAGTGAGCTGAACGACCGGAATGCAGAGGTGCAACGGGCCTATGACGACCTGAAGCTGGCCCAGACCCAGCTCCTCCAGCAGGACAAAATGGCCTCCGTCGGCCAATTGGCTGCCGGAGTGGCCCACGAAATCAACAACCCGATCGGTTTCATCATCAGCAACCTGGCAAGTCTCGGCAAATACGTGGAAAAGCTGTCAGCGTATCTGGATGCCGATGAAAGGCTTCTGAACGGATGCGATCCGGCAACCAGAGCGCTGCTGGCCCGGGAGCGCCAGACCTATAAGATCGACCGGATTCGCCAGGATCTGCCGGACCTGCTTGCCGAAACATCTGAGGGGGCGCAGCGCGTCCGTAAGATCGTGCAGGACCTGAAGAGCTTCTCCAGGGTGGATGGCGGGGAGTTTGCCGCTGCCGATATCCACGAAGGGCTGGAGAGCACCCTCTCCATCGCCGCTAACGAGCTGAAGTACAAAACGAACGTGATCAGGGATTATGGTCAGCTGCCGCCTGTCTGGTGCAACCTGGGGCAGCTCAATCAGGTATTTTTGAACATCCTGGTAAACGCGGCCCATGCCATTGCGGAGCAGGGTGAAATCAGACTGACGACCCGGGAAGAGGACGGCTTGGTCCGGATCAGCATCAGCGATACCGGTTGCGGTATTGCGCCGGAGCATCTGCAGCGGATATTCGACCCGTTTTTTACCACCAAAGAGGTGGGCACAGGGACCGGGCTGGGCCTGGCCATCGCATACGATATTGTGGTCAACAAGCATGGCGGCCGGATCGATGTGCAAAGTGAAGTCGGCGTCGGCACAACCTTTACCATTCTGCTACCTCTGGCCAAGGAGGCCGAGGGTGAAAATTGA
- a CDS encoding acetylornithine transaminase — MSESSAFDSLMTITKRPPIVMVAGQGSWLTDSNGKRYLDFIQGWAVNCLGHAPAVITQALSQQAAQLISPSPAFYNQPAIRLADLLTANSCFERVFFANSGAEANEGAIKLARKWGSLHKQGAYEIITMVNGFHGRTLATMSASGKPHWQGLFEPKVPGFIKVGLNDLEAVTAAISERTVAIMLEPVQGEAGVIPASQLFLQGLRQLADQHQLLLIFDEVQTGMGRLGSLFAYQQAGVEPDIMSLGKGIGGGVPLAALLAKEAVCCFEPGDQGGTYNGNPLMAAVGCAVLEAMLQPGFLEQVRERGVQLANGLRKLSTRHGLGEVRGSGLLQALALPANNGDAVTEAARELGLIINAARPDTLRFMPALNVSADEVDTCLRLLDQVFVAGAEMGCPA, encoded by the coding sequence ATGTCTGAAAGCAGCGCATTTGATTCGTTGATGACCATCACCAAACGGCCACCGATTGTAATGGTGGCAGGCCAGGGCTCGTGGCTGACAGACAGCAATGGCAAGCGCTACCTGGATTTTATCCAGGGCTGGGCAGTCAACTGCCTGGGGCATGCGCCAGCCGTGATCACGCAGGCCCTCAGCCAGCAGGCAGCTCAGTTGATCAGCCCCAGCCCGGCCTTTTACAATCAGCCTGCCATCCGGCTGGCTGACCTGCTGACCGCCAACAGCTGCTTTGAGCGGGTCTTTTTTGCCAACAGCGGGGCAGAGGCCAATGAAGGGGCCATCAAGCTGGCGCGCAAGTGGGGCAGCCTGCACAAGCAGGGCGCCTATGAGATCATCACCATGGTCAACGGCTTCCATGGCCGTACCCTGGCAACCATGTCCGCCTCGGGCAAGCCGCACTGGCAGGGGCTGTTCGAGCCCAAGGTGCCCGGCTTCATCAAGGTAGGACTGAATGACCTTGAGGCGGTAACAGCGGCCATTTCAGAGCGTACGGTGGCGATCATGCTGGAACCGGTGCAGGGCGAGGCCGGGGTGATCCCGGCCAGTCAACTCTTTCTGCAGGGTCTGCGGCAGTTGGCTGATCAGCACCAGCTGCTGCTGATCTTTGATGAGGTCCAGACCGGCATGGGGCGGCTCGGCTCACTGTTTGCATACCAGCAGGCCGGAGTAGAGCCGGATATCATGAGCCTGGGCAAGGGGATCGGCGGCGGGGTCCCTTTGGCTGCCCTGCTGGCCAAGGAGGCGGTCTGCTGTTTTGAACCGGGTGACCAGGGCGGCACCTACAATGGTAATCCGCTGATGGCTGCGGTTGGCTGTGCTGTGCTGGAAGCCATGCTGCAGCCCGGTTTTCTGGAACAGGTCCGTGAGAGAGGGGTGCAGCTGGCCAATGGGCTGCGGAAGCTCTCCACACGGCATGGCCTGGGCGAGGTTCGGGGCAGCGGACTGCTGCAGGCCCTGGCACTTCCGGCCAATAACGGGGATGCCGTTACCGAGGCCGCCCGTGAGCTTGGCCTGATTATCAATGCCGCCCGGCCCGATACCCTGCGCTTCATGCCGGCCCTGAATGTAAGCGCGGATGAGGTGGATACCTGCCTGAGGCTGCTTGATCAGGTGTTTGTTGCAGGCGCTGAAATGGGCTGCCCTGCATAA
- a CDS encoding phosphoribosylaminoimidazolecarboxamide formyltransferase: MNIELKYGCNPHQVPASLELPEQAGFKVLNGTPSYINILDALGAWQLARELKAATGKPGAASFKHTSPAGAAVSGPLSAEYCASQFLTVGELSPVANAYIRARGGDRMCSFGDVAAVSDVVDVSLAKVLKTEVSDLIIAPGFEPEALEILKAKKGGGYLIFQIDPTYEAEGVEYRELFGFGLRQQRNTTKITEALFQNAVTTSKELSPEVLETLIVATIALKYTQSNSVCLALEGQVIGMGAGQQSRVHCTRLACDKAEKWLLQQHPKVLGLAFKDGLKKPEKANIVDQYLLWDQLSEPERAQMLSGLTRAPEPVSSQERLEWVQRFQGICLSSDAYIPFRDNIDRANRSNVQFVAHAGSSLRDEEVTVAAQQYGMTMYHTGLRLFLH; encoded by the coding sequence ATGAACATTGAACTCAAGTACGGTTGTAACCCCCATCAGGTGCCTGCCAGCCTGGAACTGCCGGAGCAGGCCGGCTTCAAGGTCCTGAACGGCACCCCCAGCTACATCAACATCCTGGATGCCCTGGGCGCCTGGCAGCTTGCCCGCGAGCTGAAGGCTGCCACCGGCAAGCCGGGCGCTGCCTCGTTCAAGCATACCAGCCCGGCAGGTGCTGCCGTGTCCGGTCCGCTGTCCGCGGAGTACTGCGCTTCGCAGTTTCTGACCGTGGGCGAGCTCTCGCCGGTTGCCAACGCCTATATCCGTGCCAGGGGCGGCGACCGGATGTGTTCCTTTGGCGATGTGGCCGCAGTCAGCGACGTGGTGGATGTCTCCCTGGCCAAGGTCCTGAAGACGGAGGTCTCGGACCTGATCATCGCACCCGGCTTTGAGCCTGAGGCGCTGGAGATCCTCAAGGCCAAAAAGGGTGGCGGCTACCTGATCTTCCAGATCGATCCCACCTATGAGGCCGAAGGGGTCGAGTACCGCGAGCTGTTCGGCTTTGGTCTGCGTCAGCAGCGCAACACCACCAAGATCACCGAGGCGCTGTTCCAGAATGCGGTCACCACCAGCAAGGAACTCTCACCCGAGGTACTGGAGACCCTGATCGTGGCCACCATTGCCCTCAAATACACCCAGTCCAACTCGGTCTGCCTGGCCCTGGAAGGCCAAGTGATCGGCATGGGGGCTGGCCAACAATCCCGTGTGCACTGCACCCGTCTGGCCTGCGACAAGGCGGAAAAATGGCTGCTGCAGCAACATCCCAAGGTGCTGGGGCTGGCATTCAAGGATGGGCTCAAGAAGCCTGAAAAGGCCAACATCGTTGACCAGTACCTGCTCTGGGATCAGCTTTCCGAGCCGGAGCGGGCCCAGATGCTGTCCGGCCTGACCCGGGCGCCTGAACCGGTCAGCAGCCAGGAACGGCTGGAATGGGTGCAGCGTTTCCAGGGGATCTGCCTCTCATCCGATGCCTATATCCCGTTCCGTGACAACATCGACCGCGCCAACCGCAGCAATGTCCAATTTGTGGCCCATGCCGGCAGCTCCCTGCGGGATGAAGAGGTGACCGTGGCAGCCCAGCAGTACGGCATGACCATGTATCACACCGGGCTGCGGCTGTTCCTGCACTAA
- a CDS encoding DUF2127 domain-containing protein, with the protein MTPATGPYQPDDPAEESRTNQTVATPMFEAESTMSARKRKQHARTHQRTSAKPSVTKGLRAVALFEGAKGMLVILAGCGLLSFIHKDIHTTAVRLVEHLHFNPAKHYPRIFLDATERVTDSELWALAVAALMYSGVRFFEAAGLWLGKKWAEWFGVLTGGMYIPVELYEVARGVSWPKVILLAGNIGVVAYLLYTLNRKETRRTPALQPSD; encoded by the coding sequence GTGACACCGGCGACAGGGCCGTATCAGCCGGATGACCCGGCTGAAGAAAGCCGCACCAACCAAACGGTTGCCACCCCTATGTTTGAAGCTGAGTCAACCATGAGCGCACGCAAGAGAAAACAGCATGCACGCACTCACCAACGTACGAGTGCCAAACCGTCCGTTACAAAGGGGCTGCGGGCAGTCGCCCTTTTTGAGGGGGCCAAAGGCATGCTCGTCATCCTGGCAGGCTGCGGGCTGCTTTCGTTTATCCACAAAGACATACACACCACGGCTGTCCGGCTTGTCGAACACCTGCATTTCAATCCGGCAAAGCACTATCCGCGAATTTTCCTGGATGCAACGGAACGGGTTACCGACAGTGAGCTGTGGGCACTGGCCGTTGCAGCCCTGATGTACTCAGGTGTACGCTTCTTTGAAGCTGCAGGACTCTGGCTCGGGAAAAAATGGGCGGAGTGGTTTGGCGTTCTGACCGGCGGGATGTATATCCCTGTTGAACTCTATGAGGTCGCCCGTGGTGTAAGCTGGCCGAAAGTCATCCTGCTTGCCGGCAACATTGGCGTGGTGGCCTATTTGCTCTATACGCTCAACAGGAAGGAGACCAGACGGACGCCAGCTTTACAGCCGTCAGACTGA